A DNA window from Impatiens glandulifera chromosome 7, dImpGla2.1, whole genome shotgun sequence contains the following coding sequences:
- the LOC124909584 gene encoding uncharacterized protein LOC124909584, with amino-acid sequence MLIGTEIISSTVSLVSKIRERLLTAQSRHKSYADKKRRDIIFNKGDHKEREVESKIYIGPFEILEAVGEVAYILALPPSLAAVHNIFHVSNLRNHIPNTNHVIHYEEVQLAKDLSYEERPTQILARQTRKLRNKEVSMVKVLWHNSSVEEATWEVE; translated from the exons ATGTTAATTGGGACTGAGATCATCTCCAGCACAGTTTCCTTAGTTAGCAAGATCAGAGAAAGATTGCTAACAGCTCAAAGCAGGCATAAGAGTTATGCAGATAAGAAGCGCCGGGATATAATATTCAACAAAGGCGACCAT AAAGAAAGGGAAGTTGAATCCAAGATATATATAGGGCCTTTTGAGATTCTGGAGGCAGTTGGTGAGGTTGCTTATATATTAGCATTACCTCCAAGTCTTGCTGCTGTTCACAATATTTTTCATGTGTCCAATTTGAGGAATCACATTCCTAATACCAACCATGTAATTCATTATGAAGAAGTTCAGTTAGCAAAAGATCTATCATATGAAGAGAGACCAACCCAGATCCTGGCCAGGCAAACCAGGAAGTTAAGGAATAAGGAAGTAAGTATGGTCAAGGTGCTTTGGCACAACAGTTCAGTAGAAGAAGCCACCTGGGAAGTAGAATAG